A single Bacillota bacterium DNA region contains:
- a CDS encoding polysaccharide deacetylase family protein, translating into MKKAVSYFLTVCLFCSLLTITPSADTTMPFIKNDDIVYLPSNEQPIIIDDEVFFPVQTVLAVVGGNYKYDEVTDTLTVYKGTVSISFYRENNIAVTYDNRFYEKKVPIQNGITYIPALFVVSELGGIFSEPSPGIYRIKTRTSQISDSDIERLMHNMPSDFNNKTDNPNFYLCIIGTSQYTQTQLKILRNSNCKAVFFFTGDQIQSNASLMRQLVIEGQDIGLMLSPDFEAKQGLTSAQIADEFNRLNDILQKLTYTRSRLVMLRHGSQYNTDSVNADLVKSGYRTWKYNIEFTEARFGDVEPSTQLLMTQRNLERIKWNSVILVNNTNTATIILPGLITYMQNAGYHLRPLYETTKPVNFPLLME; encoded by the coding sequence TTGAAAAAAGCTGTTTCATACTTTCTAACGGTATGTTTATTTTGCTCGCTGTTGACTATTACGCCTTCAGCTGATACAACCATGCCTTTTATTAAAAATGATGACATTGTATACCTCCCTTCAAATGAACAGCCAATAATTATTGATGATGAGGTTTTCTTCCCTGTTCAGACTGTCCTAGCAGTTGTCGGGGGCAACTATAAATACGACGAAGTTACAGATACTCTAACTGTATATAAAGGTACGGTGTCTATAAGTTTTTATCGTGAAAATAACATTGCAGTTACCTATGATAATAGATTCTATGAAAAAAAAGTTCCGATTCAGAATGGTATAACATATATACCCGCGTTGTTCGTTGTAAGTGAGCTTGGGGGGATATTCAGTGAGCCGTCACCAGGAATATATCGGATAAAGACAAGAACATCACAGATTTCAGACAGTGATATAGAACGGCTTATGCATAATATGCCATCTGATTTTAATAACAAAACTGATAATCCTAATTTTTACCTCTGTATAATCGGCACGTCTCAGTATACCCAAACACAGCTTAAGATTCTGCGCAATTCAAACTGTAAAGCGGTATTCTTTTTTACAGGCGACCAGATTCAAAGCAACGCTTCCCTTATGCGTCAGCTTGTAATAGAGGGGCAGGATATCGGTCTTATGCTCTCGCCGGATTTTGAAGCAAAACAGGGGTTAACGTCAGCTCAAATCGCTGATGAATTCAACCGCTTAAATGATATCCTGCAAAAACTCACATACACCCGATCACGTCTTGTTATGCTGCGGCATGGATCTCAGTATAATACCGACAGTGTTAATGCCGATCTCGTTAAAAGCGGCTATAGAACATGGAAGTATAATATTGAATTTACAGAAGCCCGATTCGGTGATGTAGAACCTTCCACCCAGCTTTTGATGACACAGCGCAACCTTGAAAGAATTAAATGGAATTCGGTTATTTTAGTAAATAATACAAATACAGCTACGATAATACTTCCGGGACTTATTACTTATATGCAGAACGCTGGTTATCACCTGCGCCCGCTTTATGAAACAACTAAGCCAGTTAATTTCCCTTTATTAATGGAATAG
- a CDS encoding DUF1934 domain-containing protein, which translates to MDEAIITINSEQLFDDGNNDSIKFVTSGEFSKIDSHYYICYNESQITGLEGVITSLDIENSRIVLTRKGSVNHEMVFQKGERNHCMYDTGEGYITICVSTIDIDLKLGENGGSLYIEYTLDMSSALLSRNRINILIETKE; encoded by the coding sequence ATGGACGAAGCAATAATTACTATAAACAGTGAACAGCTCTTCGACGACGGAAATAATGACAGCATTAAATTCGTGACAAGCGGAGAATTTTCAAAAATTGACAGTCATTACTATATATGTTACAATGAATCTCAAATAACAGGTCTTGAGGGCGTTATTACATCGCTAGATATCGAAAATAGCCGTATAGTTCTTACCCGTAAGGGATCTGTAAACCATGAAATGGTTTTTCAAAAAGGTGAAAGAAATCACTGTATGTACGATACAGGAGAAGGATACATCACGATTTGTGTCAGTACCATTGACATCGACTTAAAACTAGGCGAAAATGGCGGCTCTCTTTATATTGAATATACTCTTGATATGAGCAGTGCGCTGCTCAGTCGTAATAGAATAAATATTTTGATCGAAACAAAAGAATGA
- the murI gene encoding glutamate racemase: MNLLSDCIGIFDSGVGGLTAVHAAEKYLPNEHIIYFGDTEHMPYGGRSFDTIEKFASSDFNFLLSFDVKIIIAACGTVSSVVLPHIKNKYPVPIIGVVEPGSAAAVSKTRNGRIGVLATAAAIKSGAYNDAITRKDSSVQVFPMPAPLFVPLVENGRFHKGDRVAKLVAQEYLEPLLKENIDTLVLGCTHYPFLSEIIQSVCGDSVTLVNPAEEAVKTAHDVLKDRGSLSDNCKGNPDFYVSSDIDSFKHIAEIFLGKAYTIRPSLVNIDKY; the protein is encoded by the coding sequence ATGAACCTTTTGTCAGATTGTATCGGAATATTTGACAGCGGCGTGGGAGGGCTTACTGCCGTTCATGCTGCTGAAAAATATTTACCCAATGAACATATCATATATTTCGGCGATACTGAACATATGCCTTATGGAGGGCGTTCTTTTGACACAATCGAAAAATTCGCATCTTCGGATTTTAATTTTCTTTTAAGCTTTGATGTAAAAATTATTATAGCTGCTTGCGGTACAGTTTCTTCTGTAGTACTGCCCCATATAAAAAACAAGTATCCTGTTCCTATTATTGGGGTTGTAGAACCTGGCTCGGCAGCCGCTGTCAGCAAAACTAGAAACGGTCGTATCGGTGTTTTAGCCACTGCTGCTGCTATTAAGTCAGGCGCATATAATGATGCCATAACACGGAAAGATTCTTCAGTGCAGGTATTTCCCATGCCTGCTCCACTTTTTGTGCCACTTGTTGAGAATGGCCGCTTCCATAAAGGCGACAGGGTTGCCAAGCTTGTCGCCCAGGAATACCTTGAACCACTTTTGAAAGAAAATATCGACACCCTTGTTCTTGGGTGTACGCATTATCCTTTCCTTTCAGAAATCATTCAAAGCGTTTGCGGAGATTCTGTGACCCTTGTTAATCCGGCAGAAGAAGCAGTAAAAACTGCACACGATGTTCTTAAAGACAGAGGTTCGCTTTCAGACAACTGTAAAGGAAATCCCGATTTTTATGTATCTTCAGATATAGATTCTTTTAAACATATAGCTGAAATATTTTTGGGAAAAGCCTATACTATTCGTCCCTCGCTTGTTAACATAGATAAATACTGA
- a CDS encoding NINE protein, with the protein MFCRVCGLDIGDMNVCPRCRASRGFGNNYCNNCGKEVRPTDAVCTSCGQVFTHSQTSPFDTEPKSRLAAGLFGIFLGGFGVHNFYLGFTNRAVWQIIITIITCGIGSIWGFIEGILILAKEINVDSNGIPLKDF; encoded by the coding sequence ATGTTTTGCAGAGTCTGTGGGTTGGATATTGGCGATATGAATGTATGCCCCAGGTGTAGGGCTTCACGCGGTTTTGGCAATAATTATTGTAATAACTGCGGTAAAGAAGTTCGCCCAACTGATGCAGTCTGCACAAGCTGTGGTCAGGTTTTCACGCATTCTCAGACATCTCCTTTTGATACTGAGCCAAAATCACGGCTCGCTGCTGGTCTTTTCGGTATCTTTTTGGGTGGTTTTGGTGTCCATAATTTTTATTTAGGGTTTACAAACCGTGCTGTCTGGCAGATTATAATAACAATTATTACATGCGGAATAGGATCGATCTGGGGATTTATTGAGGGAATCTTGATTCTTGCAAAGGAAATAAACGTTGATTCAAACGGTATTCCGCTAAAGGATTTTTAA